A section of the Roseivirga sp. BDSF3-8 genome encodes:
- a CDS encoding pinensin family lanthipeptide: MKKKKMNLEEIKVKSFVTKPNPEIKGGYPLVLTIPFIGCYTVIFTCDLGCQTQQPEDSVCICVA, encoded by the coding sequence ATGAAAAAGAAAAAAATGAATTTAGAAGAAATCAAAGTAAAAAGCTTTGTTACAAAACCTAATCCGGAAATAAAGGGCGGATATCCTCTTGTTCTCACCATTCCTTTTATTGGATGCTACACAGTAATTTTTACCTGTGACCTAGGATGCCAAACACAACAGCCCGAAGACTCTGTATGTATTTGCGTGGCCTAA
- a CDS encoding transposase, with the protein MSRKYTFRSQYFISFAVLYWIDLFIRKEYKDIILESWEYCQKEKDLEIHGWCIMSSHIHMIVRSKGRPLEKTIGEMKSYTSRKLRKVITSNDKESRRE; encoded by the coding sequence ATGAGCCGGAAGTATACATTTAGAAGCCAGTATTTCATTAGTTTTGCCGTCCTCTATTGGATAGACCTCTTCATCCGCAAGGAGTATAAGGATATCATATTAGAGAGCTGGGAGTATTGCCAGAAGGAAAAAGACCTGGAAATACATGGCTGGTGTATTATGAGTAGCCATATACATATGATAGTGCGGTCTAAAGGCAGGCCACTGGAAAAGACCATTGGTGAAATGAAAAGCTACACCTCACGCAAACTTAGGAAAGTCATCACATCCAACGATAAGGAAAGTCGCCGCGAGTGA
- a CDS encoding DUF3024 domain-containing protein, whose amino-acid sequence MAGKLDAIFTTDVIEALENFMARKRPAEEIRDQLDLDYRIEGQNVYIFEVRPQWDDKSKIMHMDVAKTTYVKSKDNWKVYWMRGNLKWYPYDPATADTLEQFIDMVDKDRHGCFFG is encoded by the coding sequence ATGGCAGGTAAACTGGATGCTATTTTCACTACTGATGTTATAGAAGCCCTGGAAAACTTCATGGCGAGGAAACGCCCTGCTGAAGAAATAAGAGATCAGCTTGACCTTGATTACAGAATAGAGGGACAGAATGTGTACATTTTTGAAGTAAGACCCCAATGGGATGATAAATCAAAGATCATGCATATGGATGTAGCCAAAACGACTTATGTGAAAAGTAAAGACAACTGGAAGGTCTACTGGATGAGGGGAAACCTGAAGTGGTACCCCTACGACCCAGCTACAGCAGACACCCTGGAGCAATTCATCGATATGGTGGATAAAGACAGGCACGGGTGTTTCTTTGGGTAG
- a CDS encoding DUF3024 domain-containing protein, whose amino-acid sequence MAGKLDAIFTTDVIEALENFMARKRPAEEIRDQLDLDYRIEGQNVYIFEVRPQWDDKSKIMHMDVAKTTYVKSKDNWKVYWMRGNLKWYPYDPATADTLEQFIDMVDKDRHGCFFG is encoded by the coding sequence ATGGCAGGTAAACTGGATGCTATTTTCACGACGGATGTTATAGAAGCCCTGGAAAACTTCATGGCGAGGAAACGCCCTGCTGAAGAAATAAGAGATCAGCTTGACCTTGATTACAGAATAGAGGGACAGAATGTGTACATTTTTGAAGTAAGACCCCAATGGGATGATAAATCAAAGATCATGCATATGGATGTAGCCAAAACTACTTATGTGAAAAGTAAAGACAACTGGAAGGTCTACTGGATGAGGGGAAACCTGAAGTGGTATCCCTACGACCCAGCTACAGCAGACACCCTGGAGCAATTCATCGATATGGTGGATAAAGACAGGCACGGGTGTTTCTTTGGGTAG
- a CDS encoding Fic family protein codes for MSYIREAQVLKGELNALRPLDSAAEMRIMQKFRMDWNYHSNNLEGNSLTYGETKALLLHHITAQGKPLKDHFEITGHNEAINWVMDVVKEGRPLTENFIRELHKLLLKESYETDAITPEGQPTKKRVKVGEYKSSPNHVKTKTGEIFYFASPEETPAEMHDLINWYREEDENEEGVNAILLAAEFHYKFIRIHPFDDGNGRVARIVMNFILMKYGYPPVIIKTEDKENYFAALRQADAGMIEPFIAYIAQNLVHSLDLMIRGAKGESIEEPDDIDKEIALLKHMFEGEGKDVKLTKSKQVLEDLFEKCLIKLIESFISRQRVFDDFYVDKGASIFVEGIGTSDIDDVLSFLNNRLENHTNRVKIEYSFRHFAKQGLENGWFDAYLHIEFDDIKYSVTDGENEFVKKYYDACLSDEEIKSIVDYYMKEHKEKIAKAMKQGG; via the coding sequence ATGAGTTATATTAGAGAGGCCCAGGTACTAAAAGGAGAATTGAATGCTTTGCGTCCGCTGGACAGTGCAGCGGAGATGCGCATTATGCAGAAGTTCCGTATGGACTGGAACTACCACTCAAATAACCTGGAGGGCAATAGCCTCACCTATGGGGAGACTAAAGCTCTCTTATTGCATCATATAACGGCGCAGGGAAAACCGCTTAAAGACCACTTTGAGATAACGGGCCACAATGAGGCTATAAATTGGGTGATGGATGTGGTAAAAGAGGGCCGGCCGCTTACCGAAAATTTTATCAGGGAACTTCACAAACTGCTGCTGAAGGAGTCGTATGAAACAGACGCCATAACGCCGGAAGGCCAGCCTACTAAGAAAAGAGTGAAGGTGGGAGAGTATAAGAGCTCACCTAATCATGTGAAAACCAAAACCGGAGAGATATTTTATTTTGCTTCTCCGGAGGAAACCCCGGCTGAAATGCATGACCTGATCAATTGGTACAGGGAAGAAGATGAAAATGAGGAGGGGGTAAATGCCATACTGCTAGCGGCAGAGTTTCACTATAAATTTATCAGGATACACCCCTTCGACGATGGCAACGGGCGTGTGGCCAGGATAGTGATGAATTTCATTCTGATGAAATACGGCTACCCACCGGTAATCATCAAAACGGAGGATAAGGAAAACTACTTTGCGGCCCTCAGGCAGGCGGATGCCGGAATGATTGAGCCTTTCATAGCGTACATCGCTCAAAACCTGGTTCACTCTCTTGATCTGATGATCCGTGGTGCAAAAGGAGAGAGCATCGAGGAGCCGGATGATATAGATAAGGAGATAGCCCTATTGAAACACATGTTTGAGGGGGAGGGTAAAGACGTCAAGCTGACAAAGAGTAAACAAGTGCTGGAGGACTTGTTTGAGAAGTGTCTGATAAAGCTAATTGAGAGCTTTATTAGCCGGCAGCGTGTATTTGATGACTTTTATGTGGATAAAGGGGCGTCAATTTTTGTTGAGGGCATAGGTACGAGTGATATCGATGATGTATTATCATTCCTAAATAACCGACTAGAAAATCACACTAATCGCGTAAAGATAGAGTATTCCTTCAGGCATTTTGCGAAGCAGGGGCTGGAAAATGGATGGTTTGATGCTTATCTGCATATAGAATTCGATGATATAAAATACAGTGTCACAGATGGTGAAAATGAATTTGTTAAAAAATACTATGATGCATGTTTATCTGATGAGGAAATAAAAAGCATCGTTGATTACTATATGAAAGAGCATAAGGAAAAGATAGCGAAGGCTATGAAACAGGGCGGGTAG
- a CDS encoding RNA polymerase sigma factor, whose protein sequence is MSTRSTDNTQQRFVQVIEEHRGLIYKVAHAYCYDGVEREDLVQEIILQLWKGYGRYDSTYKLTTWMYRIALNVAITHYRKHEVRTRHRVTGGEDQWVHVGAEEPAETDERVLMLRVFVQQLRKLDKSLMLLYLDEKSHGEIAEILDISVSNVGTRISRLKKQLKTYFNKIQP, encoded by the coding sequence ATGAGCACTAGGTCTACAGATAATACGCAACAACGCTTTGTGCAGGTGATAGAAGAGCACAGGGGGCTGATTTATAAGGTGGCACATGCTTATTGCTATGATGGAGTGGAGAGGGAGGACCTGGTGCAGGAGATCATCCTGCAGTTGTGGAAGGGCTACGGGAGGTATGACTCTACCTACAAACTAACTACGTGGATGTATCGTATCGCGCTCAATGTGGCCATCACGCACTACCGGAAGCATGAGGTACGTACACGGCACCGGGTGACGGGAGGGGAGGACCAGTGGGTGCATGTGGGTGCTGAGGAACCTGCTGAAACGGACGAGAGGGTGCTGATGCTGAGGGTGTTTGTGCAGCAGTTACGCAAGCTGGATAAGAGCCTTATGCTGCTGTACCTGGATGAGAAATCGCACGGGGAGATAGCGGAGATCCTGGACATATCGGTATCTAATGTGGGCACGAGGATCAGCCGCTTAAAGAAACAATTGAAAACTTATTTTAACAAGATACAGCCATGA